Proteins co-encoded in one Suricata suricatta isolate VVHF042 unplaced genomic scaffold, meerkat_22Aug2017_6uvM2_HiC HiC_scaffold_348, whole genome shotgun sequence genomic window:
- the LOC115285034 gene encoding rhox homeobox family member 1-like, with the protein MESLPSGDYFYPGEFLDPDYRWVGMQEVEVRSEPVEEAAPEAEEGLPGNVRREGDINPEGVVDHDGSGNQEIGGGVQELGQQHPEPPPQGAAVGALPVCGRPQGVPRSRFTADQVQELENIFQRTQYVDGPK; encoded by the coding sequence ATGGAGTCACTGCCCAGTGGCGACTACTTCTACCCGGGTGAATTCCTAGATCCCGACTACCGCTGGGTGGGAATGCAAGAAGTGGAAGTAAGATCCGAACCTGTGGAGGAGGCAGCACCAGAAGCCGAGGAAGGCCTTCCAGGCAACGTCAGGCGTGAAGGCGACATCAACCCTGAAGGCGTGGTGGACCACGACGGCTCAGGGAACCAGGAGATCGGCGGTGGCGTCCAGGAGCTGGGGCAGCAGCACCCTGAACCGCCACCCCAAGGGGCAGCCGTTGGGGCTCTTCCGGTCTGTGGCAGGCCTCAAGGAGTCCCGCGCTCTAGGTTCACAGCGGATCAGGTGCAGGAGCTGGAAAACATTTTCCAGCGCACTCAATACGTTGATGGTCCAAAAAG